From a single Vitis vinifera cultivar Pinot Noir 40024 chromosome 18, ASM3070453v1 genomic region:
- the LOC100250604 gene encoding phosphatidylinositol 4-phosphate 5-kinase 1 has translation MRETLLCDENDSVCSTKKKKSEEEKVDRETEVVLVPPPAIVVGRSRSQAGTRRVTPTTTTGEATTSATEVVEKVLQNGDLYTGSFAGNVPHGSGKYLWTDGCMYEGEWKRGKASGKGKFSWPSGATFEGEFKSGRMEGIGTFIGSDGDTYRGSWSADRKHGYGQKSYANGDFYEGSWRRNFQEGHGRYVWRNGNEYIGEWKNGVISGRGVLIWANGNRYDGQWENGVPKGNGVFTWPDGSCYVGSWSKDMKQQRLNGTFYPGIGKEQNVSQKISSMDQNLMVATRKRSSVDGARGSLAEKSFPRICIWESDGEAGDITCDIIDNVEASMFYRDGTGLDCDGIRQFRRSPCCFSGEIKKPGQTISKGHKNYDLMLNLQLGIRYSVGKHISILRDLKPTDFDPREKFWTRFPTEGSKLTPPHQSVEFRWKDYCPMVFRHLRELFQVDTADYMLAICGNDALRELSSPGKSGSFFYLTQDDRFMIKTVKKSEVKVLIRMLPSYYQHVCRYENSLVTKFFGVHCVKPVGGQKTRFIVMGNLFCSEYRIHRRFDLKGSSHGRTTDKSEGEIDETTTLKDLDLNFVFRLQRNWFQELMRQIDRDCEFLEAERIMDYSLLVGLHFRDDNTCDKMGLSPFFLRSGKRDSYQNEKFMRGCRFLQAELQDMDRILAGRKPLIRLGANMPARAERMARRSDFDQYTPGGGSSLTPSRSGEVYEVVLYFGIIDILQDYDISKKLEHAYKSLQADPSSISAVDPKLYSKRFRDFTRRIFIEDR, from the exons ATGCGAGAAACACTATTGTGCGACGAAAACGACTCTGTTTGCAGCACCAAGAAGAAGAAATCGGAGGAGGAGAAGGTAGATAGAGAGACGGAAGTGGTGTTGGTTCCGCCGCCGGCCATCGTTGTCGGCAGGAGCCGATCCCAAGCCGGAACGAGGAGAGTGACGCCGACCACCACTACAGGAGAGGCGACCACAAGCGCCACTGAAGTGGTGGAGAAAGTTCTCCAGAACGGCGATCTCTACACTGGGAGCTTCGCTGGAAACGTCCCTCACGGATCGGGGAAGTACTTGTGGACCGACGGGTGCATGTACGAGGGCGAGTGGAAGAGGGGAAAGGCCTCTGGAAAAGGCAAGTTCTCGTGGCCATCGGGAGCCACCTTCGAAGGCGAATTCAAGTCTGGTCGTATGGAAGGGATCGGCACCTTTATCGGATCCGACGGCGATACGTACCGTGGATCCTGGAGTGCGGATCGCAAGCACGGGTACGGGCAGAAAAGCTACGCCAACGGGGATTTCTACGAAGGGTCGTGGAGAAGGAACTTCCAAGAAGGGCATGGCCGCTACGTGTGGAGGAACGGGAATGAGTACATCGGGGAATGGAAGAACGGAGTGATCTCAGGAAGAGGGGTCCTGATTTGGGCCAACGGAAACCGCTACGACGGGCAATGGGAAAACGGGGTTCCAAAAGGAAACGGGGTATTTACGTGGCCTGATGGGAGCTGCTATGTAGGTAGTTGGAGCAAGGACATGAAACAGCAGCGCCTCAATGGCACCTTCTATCCTGGAATAGGGAAAGAGCAAAATGTGAGTCAGAAAATAAGCTCAATGGACCAAAATTTGATGGTGGCCACTCGAAAAAGGTCGTCGGTGGACGGGGCTAGGGGGAGCTTGGCGGAGAAGAGTTTTCCAAGGATTTGTATATGGGAATCTGATGGGGAGGCTGGGGATATTACTTGTGATATAATCGATAATGTGGAGGCATCCATGTTTTACCGGGACGGAACGGGCCTGGATTGTGATGGGATTAGGCAGTTTAGGCGGAGTCCTTGTTGTTTTAGCGGAGAGATTAAGAAACCGGGGCAGACAATATCCAAAGGCCATAAGAATTACGATTTGATGCTTAATCTGCAACTGGGTATCAG GTATTCTGTTGGAAAGCATATTTCGATCTTGCGTGATCTTAAGCCAACTGATTTTGATCCCAGAGAGAAGTTTTGGACTAGGTTTCCAACTGAAGGTTCTAAGCTTACTCCACCCCATCAGTCGGTGGAGTTCAGGTGGAAAGATTATTGTCCGATGGTGTTCAG GCATTTGAGGGAGCTGTTCCAAGTGGATACTGCTGATTATATGCTAGCTATATGTGGAAATGATGCTCTTAGGGAGCTTTCTTCCCCGGGGAAGAGTGGAAGCTTCTTTTACCTCACCCAGGACGATAGATTTATGATAAAGACTGTAAAGAAATCAGAAGTCAAG GTGCTTATTAGGATGCTTCCAAGTTACTACCAGCATGTCTGTCGCTATGAAAATTCCCTTGTGACAAAATTCTTTGGAGTGCATTGTGTTAAACCGGTGGGCGGGCAAAAG ACTCGTTTCATTGTGATGGGCAATTTGTTTTGTTCGGAGTACCGAATCCATAGACGATTTGATCTCAAAGGTTCGTCCCATGGCCGCACAACAGATAAATCTGAAGGCGAGATTGATGAAACTACCACCCTTAAGGATCTTGACCTCAATTTCGTGTTTCGTCTCCAACGGAATTGGTTCCAGGAACTTATGAG ACAAATTGATCGAGATTGTGAATTCTTGGAAGCTGAAAGAATAATGGATTACAGTCTTTTAGTTGGTCTTCATTTCCGTGATGACAACACATGTGACAAAATGGGGCTATCGCCATTTTTCTTGCGCTCTG GTAAAAGAGACTCGTATCAAAATGAAAAGTTCATGCGGGGCTGTCGCTTCCTGCAGGCAGAGCTACAGGACATGGATCGGATTCTTGCTGGCCG GAAACCATTGATCAGGCTAGGAGCTAACATGCCTGCACGAGCAGAACGAATGGCCAGAAGGAGTGATTTTGATCAATACACCCCAGGCGGAGGTAGCAGCTTGACCCCTTCTCGCAGTGGAGAAGTCTATGAAGTAGTGCTTTATTTTGGGATCATTGATATTTTACAAGACTATGATATAAGCAAGAAGCTAGAGCATGCCTACAAATCCTTGCAAGCTGACCCTTCCTCAATCTCAGCTGTTGATCCAAAACTCTACTCAAAGAGGTTCCGAGATTTCACAAGGAGGATCTTTATAGAAGATAGGTAA